The window AAATGGCACCTGAGAGCATCAGATGTAGCTTTGAACAAGGCAACTTGGCTTTGATTGGCATGGGAAGGAAGAAGGACTGAGAAATATCACACAAAGGGCATCTTAATTTCCCGAATTAGGGGTTGCAATCTAAGGAAAAGAGGACAGCATAGGCCTATGTATTTTAGGCTTTGGAGAACGCACTTAGACTGGCCTTTGGCTGGACTGGACAATAGATGTTCTGTGAATTTACATGTCTGCAATGATGATTCTGAAATCAGACAATCTGAAAGGACAGTTTGTACCTTACCTGTGGGCTTAGAAGGTGAAGCTGTGTTGATGAGTTTATGCTGATCATATTTAGGGTTCCAGTATTTAATAACCCAATTGGAATGATTAAtaaaaagtttctgttttcatttgtcaaacttGAAAACTGAATTCTTTTTCTCAAATTTGTGCAACTATAGGATTATGTATTGATGAGAAATGTGTATGTTATCATTTTGTCCATATTTACTATGttgtatatatattaattttttatgtagttttattCTATTTCTAGGGTCCCTGTTTAACATCTGGCTGGGGACAACAGATGAAAATTTGCCTTTTAGGCTAACTCCGACTCATTCAAagtattttctctgtttattagTGTTTAACTAATGAGGACTGTCCCCATCAtataaacaactgaaaaaataattaaaagtatCTTAtgatttaactttattttttctgcaataattTTGTAAGAAAAGAttcaacatttgaaaatgtgtaatgCCATGCAATGCAAAATAGAATGAACATTATGAGATGTCCCAGccgatgattaaaaaaattatatataagaCCAATAATTATACTACATATAGTATGCACAAAACAAGATCAAAATTTTGTCGTGCCattgcaaatgtattaatttattcagGCTAAAGCAACAGcataatatattaaaaacaatatataataaagTAGTTGTCATATCACAGTAATAATATTGGCAGCCTTAACTTAGATGGGTGCACAGAATTGCCTTGGCACACATGCAACTGGATATTCAgaatttagttatttttttgtttggttttatagtgagaaatatttctgtaatacatcctgtactgtactgtacatagaCTATGTCATAGTGTGGTATCAGGTCTCCAGCACTAATGAATAACTTGTATTGTTTGTAAGATCACTCCAGGCACTAGCTGGAGTGAGCAGGTCTGGCAGTCATCTGTCATTTGCTCTTCCTGTGTGTCCCTTCAGTCTGTCTGACATCTCTAAGCAAACACAGCCCAATACACAACCACAAGCTGGGCCTTCTGGGCAGCCAGTGAGGGCACCCCTCTTCTAATGTTTGTGTGACAAAAAAGGCAAGGCAAATCCTCGCAATGGAATCAGATAATCACCAACCTGTGAAGAGCCTGCCCCAATCCACATCCACGTCAACCCCCCCAGCCCTTGGATTAACTGTCTGTTTGGCTAATAATTTTAATCTGGTGGAGAGGGCCAAGAATGGGTGACGGGGTTTGGAATAAACATCTAATCCTCCGGTCCACCTCCTCACTAGAATCTCTGCACTACTTCCTCCTTGACCCCCTGTTATACACTTGTACCAAAGTGAACAGACTGAATGGCAAGCTGGTTTTAGTCTTTCTACCTATGCTGGACAAAATTGCTTTCCAGCCACCAGGCAGAAACAAACCCATTGTGTGACAGACTGTTGCCAGACTGCCCCAGCCTGACATCGTCCAGTGGAATGTACACATCAGAGTGTGGGATGTGTATAGACAAGGGTGCTACTGAAGAGAGGGCACTTCAGGTTCACAGGGTCAAGAGATGTCTGTCTGGAGCGTATGTGTAGCAGCAGAGAACACAATTTGGGTGGACAAGGGAGGAAAATACTCTAATTCTGGAGATATAAAAGTGCCcagacaaataaaacacttcAATTTATTcaactaaattaaataaattctaGTGAGTCACATCAGTGAAAACACTAGTCGGGTGCTTTCTTACATATTGGAAAATAGAACATAAGTCACACAGAATCATTAGGGTTAAGGATTTGATGGGGTTGGACAAATGttggttttttaaattctaatatgaaatatttaaaatttgaaagttCTTCTGTCAAAAAATCCAACTATTTAGTGTTTCCCCTgcaattttcttctcttttcagtaGAAAAGCCTCTGAAAGAGGATTTCAATCAGGGTACCTACTTTAAGTTTGTGACACATTCGGCCTTCAGATGTATAGTTGAACAAGtctataaatacacaaaaatgcacaaagataATCTGATATGATATTCCGATTATCCAACATCAAGATTAATCTAAATTACCTGATTTATTTACACcataaaacatatattttagATCCTCACTCTGGCATCaactaaacaaatgaaacacaggCCACCAACCATAAGCATAGTTTTAGTGGCACTATGGTGAAATTACACCTCCACAATACTGATGGCACCCGAGTCTAATTGTTGCTGTTTGAAGTATGGCCACTTAGATATCCTGTTTAGGATGGGGCTATATTGTCGCACTTTTGTTCTGATAAGGGTCCCTGCCCCCATCGACAAAAGTGCGAACAACTGGGAGGGCCGCAACAATATAAGGGACCAGAGAAGTGTCTGTGGGACACCGTCTATCTCTGGGTGACTTGTGCTACTGTGCTGGTGTTCACACTGAGGTTTTTACTCATGGATTTCATCCGCGCTTGTGTCCTGTGCACCGCTCTCTTTGGTCTCGTCAAGGCTTTTACGCATCAGGATATGAAGGACACGCTGTTGAAGAAACTGCGCCTGGATGAAGTTCCTAAAATCCATAAAAGGGATTTAGAGAACCTGGTTATTCCGGCGCATATTAGAAATAAGTACTTGTCCATGCTGAAGATGCACCACAGCAGGAGACGCAGATCTCTGCCCAGCCTGGCGGGCATCCTGAGGGGAATCCCTGGTAATGCTGGTAAGGACCTTtcaaattgtaaataaatataagatGTAATTTGTAGGGATTCATATGAATATATCTCTGACACCGATAAATTGAAGTATACAGTCACTACCGTGCGTAATTTTGACAGTGTGCAAAAACGGTTTTACGTACCAAATGACCTTTagaaaactgtcattttaaGATACTCAAAGAAGTTGCCTAGAATGCTTGAATTGTTTTGTGCTTTAGATATATCTGGGGAGTATGTGTACTCTGACACCACTCGGTATCGCATGGTGTTCGACATGGAAGCGAGGATCCCGGATAACAGCGAGGTGACCATGGCGGAACTGAAGCTCTACCAGCAGCCTAACTACCACAAGCGCTTCACAGTAGAGAGGAAGAATCACCGACCCGTCAGCAACGCCCGGGTCAGCATCTACTGGGTACAGGCGTTGCCCAACGGATCCAATCGAACATCGCTGGTAGATTCGAGGTAAGGGAACGTTTCCTCATGGTGAGGATATATACAGTGTAGAGCAATTAAGAGGCGACATTATCTTGACCACTGTGGGTTATCTTAATCATAATTCAATTGTATTCCTCTCCAGGAAATATCAGTTGTGTCTCCTTTTAATTAATCGTCCTTATCTCTCATGTTCACAGGTTGATCCCCATTCACGAGACCGGCTGGAAGAGCTTTGATGTGACCCAGGCCGTGCATCATTGGTCGAAGACGCAGGAGAAAACACCTATGCACCTGGAGGTGTGGATCGAGGGCGAGAGACCTGGCAGCTACGCAGCAGAGATAGCCAAGAGTGTCCACTTTACCACCCAGGAGCAGACGGACAACACCTTGGGAAAGCCCGAGCTTATCCTCTACACACTCAGCCTCGAGGAGTACGGGTAAGGGCGCGAGCTTTTGATATACAGGGTATTGTATCAGTGTGACAATTAGCCCAtatcctctttttgtttttacctgtcACCATTTGCATTCGTTAGTAGAGTTGTAGTTGTGTGGCATAGTTTACTCATTCTAATGGTTTGGAGAAACGAAGcatcaaaaaaacaacctgtagCATATGCCCTTTTTTTAAGTAGCTAAATCTACATAAACCGTCTTTTATTCAAAGACAATAACTTAAAACATCACATAGCATCAGGGGTATAAAACACTgatatctgaaaaacaaacaaacgaaaaaaagaCTTTAACGGCCCGCCGCCCTCCTTTTCCCCCTCTTAAAAACAGTTACTGGAACTTGGCAACGGTAGTAATCTAACTTTCCACATCATTTCCCTCTCAGTTCTCGTGGTGACTGCGACATCAACCAGAACAAAGACACCTGCTGCAGGGAACAGTACTTCATCAACTTCCGCGCGCTCACCTGGACGCAGTACTGGATCATCGAACCAGCAGGTTACCAGGCCTTCAGGTGCACCGGAGGCTGCAAGCAGCCTAAGCGCAACTATGGCTATGGTGAACGGAGGTGTATGGTGTCTGAGAGTGCTCCCTTACCTATCATGTACCTAGTGAAGAAGGGGGACTACACTGAGATAGAAGTGGCTGAGTTCCCCAATATGATTGTAGAAAGTTGTGCGTGCACAATGGACAATATGTCCATAGTATGAAGTAATGGAAAACAGCTATACTAATCCTATAATCACCAATAGCTGGGAATATTATAGGAAATTCTAGAGTTTTTCATTGGGGTGTTGAGAATGGTTTTAAGCAACATGTCTAGTACTTTCTAATTAAATGGACATTTATCGGGAGTTTCAGTGTCATTAAACTCCATCTCCTTTCACAAGCACTTttataaatttgtaaattttgataacttttttatttgaatttatatgACTTGTATTGAAACTGCAGCAATCATTCAAATTCTGTCTGATGTGTTATATTTTCGAGTTGTACATAATATGAATGAGTTTatgtttggaaaataaaatattttttttcacttaaaatttCTGGTCTTCCTCTTCCCTGCTATCTGTCTGCCCCCATTAACATTCATGATAACATTCACATGCAGTTACATACAGCTGCCTGCCCCCTCTTTCACCTCTTTATTTACATAAGGAAATTGTAAAGCAGAGCAAATAATTTGCCTAATGACTCATAACCATCGTTACACTAAGGGTATACTGTAACTGACAATGACAAGCAAACCTACTTGCAATGCTTTATTTACAATAGAAAGGAGCTACATGGCCACATACAGAGAAACATGAATTCACATTAAGCTAGAATGGGCTCTTCATGTGTTTACATCAGGCTTAGACCGGACCAAATGTTGGTAATCAGGGCCAATACCTGATGCACTGTTTGCTGTCTGAGTGGGGGGTCCTGTCATTCACTAATATGCAACTGATGGAGGTAATCATGCTGCCCTGCCAGAGTCAAGCAGTTGTCTGTCTGGGAGGGAAGTTGATTCCCATCATATGCCTCCAGCAGAACCAAGATGCTTGAGAATAGAAGAAACATAGTTGGGGTAGGTTACTGCTTAAGGACATTCTTGGAGTACAGTTGAATCAGTTATTTAGAGCAGGAGATCTTACAAAACTGAATGACTGCAAGAAGACAAGTGAGGAGGCCAACGAGAGACTTACGACGATGCTGAAAGAGTTCTAAGCTTCAAAAGCTGACATTGGAGAGACTGTGCAGACACAACAACAGTTGGCCAGGTGGTTCACTAATTGCAGCTTTATGAGAGAGCAGCATAGAGGAAACCACACTTTAACCATATCAAGATTCTACAGCTTTACTAGTAgctctataataataatataatgtttatAGTTTGGATTGACAATGAAGGTGGCAATCAactcaatagttgttgagatatttcagtctggacgaACTGACACTACCCTCCCTATAACCACGGTACCTGGCATGGCTAAAAAACACACCATCCCCActgtgaagcatggtggtggcagctaGCCAAATACACGAAAATTCTGGAGGAAAACTTGATGCAATCTGCAAGAAACCTGTAATTTAAGAAATTGTTTACCAGCAGGACAATGAACCCAACCATAAAGCCAAAGCTACACAGTAAACTCACAATCCCCATGCAAACTTACAGAGCCTCAAAAGTTTTGCAAAGAAGAATTGGAAGAAATTGCAGTGTCCAAATGTGGATATTAACTGGGAGGGGGTAAATACTTATGTAAACAAGTATTTTGAATTGCATATTCATAAATAATTTAGATTGGTATATATCTGTTTCCACTTTTACACTACAGGGTCTTTTTCTCTTGATCGGTGAAAAAGCTACATTAAATCTACTTTGATTCAACGTTGCaagataataaaacatgaaa is drawn from Xiphias gladius isolate SHS-SW01 ecotype Sanya breed wild chromosome 4, ASM1685928v1, whole genome shotgun sequence and contains these coding sequences:
- the lft1 gene encoding lefty1 → MDFIRACVLCTALFGLVKAFTHQDMKDTLLKKLRLDEVPKIHKRDLENLVIPAHIRNKYLSMLKMHHSRRRRSLPSLAGILRGIPGNADISGEYVYSDTTRYRMVFDMEARIPDNSEVTMAELKLYQQPNYHKRFTVERKNHRPVSNARVSIYWVQALPNGSNRTSLVDSRLIPIHETGWKSFDVTQAVHHWSKTQEKTPMHLEVWIEGERPGSYAAEIAKSVHFTTQEQTDNTLGKPELILYTLSLEEYGSRGDCDINQNKDTCCREQYFINFRALTWTQYWIIEPAGYQAFRCTGGCKQPKRNYGYGERRCMVSESAPLPIMYLVKKGDYTEIEVAEFPNMIVESCACTMDNMSIV